From Candidatus Paceibacterota bacterium, a single genomic window includes:
- a CDS encoding DoxX family protein translates to MPKSQKVSVILLRITMGWMFLYAGWSHVIDPNFSAAGYLAGAKTFVGFYHYLASPNILPIVNFVNEWGLTLLGVSLILGISVRLSGKLGALLMILYWLPLGILHPDAHSLIVDDHIIYAAALLVLSSISAGRIWGLENWCSNLPLCSKYPKLRRLFG, encoded by the coding sequence ATGCCAAAATCTCAAAAAGTATCGGTGATCCTGCTTCGAATAACAATGGGTTGGATGTTTCTATACGCTGGCTGGAGTCATGTGATAGATCCTAATTTCTCAGCAGCCGGATATCTAGCCGGAGCCAAAACATTTGTCGGCTTCTATCACTATCTTGCCAGTCCCAACATTCTACCCATAGTTAACTTTGTAAACGAGTGGGGACTTACACTTCTCGGCGTCTCTCTTATTTTAGGAATTAGTGTTCGTCTTTCTGGTAAATTAGGAGCTCTACTTATGATCCTATACTGGCTTCCTCTAGGCATCTTGCATCCAGATGCCCATTCTCTGATTGTAGACGACCATATCATTTATGCAGCTGCTTTATTGGTTCTTTCTTCCATAAGCGCAGGCCGTATCTGGGGACTCGAAAATTGGTGTTCTAATCTCCCGCTCTGTTCAAAGTATCCAAAGTTACGCAGATTATTCGGATAA
- a CDS encoding PAS domain-containing protein yields the protein MENKKVKQDELEESKKLALHYMETLAEVARESFLILDADLRVISVNEVFYKNFQVTPRQTENILLYNLGNGQWNIPELKKLLEEILPKKKVVKDYEVTHDFETIGKKTIMLNARQIDSVQLIILALEDITERKNLEKKLAEYNKGLEVKLAEGTKELAGRIKELEESNKTMVNRELKMVELKKEIVNLKKQVKNGDSKNGNGKNHNGNHKNTR from the coding sequence ATGGAAAACAAAAAAGTTAAACAAGATGAGCTAGAAGAATCAAAAAAGCTTGCTCTGCATTATATGGAAACTCTGGCAGAGGTTGCCAGAGAATCTTTCTTAATTCTTGATGCCGATCTTCGGGTAATTTCGGTGAACGAGGTTTTTTACAAAAATTTTCAAGTTACACCAAGGCAAACGGAAAATATTCTTCTTTATAACTTAGGAAATGGCCAGTGGAATATTCCTGAGCTGAAGAAATTACTAGAGGAAATTTTGCCAAAGAAAAAAGTTGTGAAAGATTATGAGGTCACGCATGATTTTGAAACAATCGGCAAGAAAACAATAATGCTCAATGCCAGACAGATAGATTCGGTACAATTGATAATATTAGCCTTGGAAGATATTACAGAGAGAAAGAATCTTGAGAAAAAATTGGCCGAATATAATAAAGGACTCGAGGTTAAATTGGCCGAAGGGACAAAAGAGCTGGCAGGCAGGATTAAAGAATTAGAAGAATCTAACAAAACCATGGTGAACAGAGAATTAAAAATGGTTGAACTTAAAAAAGAGATCGTGAACTTGAAAAAACAGGTTAAAAACGGTGACAGTAAGAATGGAAACGGGAAAAATCACAATGGCAATCACAAAAACACCCGATAA
- a CDS encoding DUF167 domain-containing protein encodes MADKIIKVKVIAGAKTEKIEEVLPGCFKIRVSEPPEKGKANTRVLELVAEYFKVSKSKVFLVSGNTYREKTIMIDM; translated from the coding sequence TTGGCTGATAAAATTATAAAAGTGAAAGTTATTGCCGGGGCAAAGACTGAAAAGATTGAAGAGGTTCTGCCTGGGTGTTTCAAAATTAGAGTGAGTGAACCACCGGAGAAGGGTAAGGCGAACACGAGAGTACTAGAACTTGTAGCAGAATATTTCAAAGTTTCGAAATCGAAAGTATTTTTAGTGAGTGGAAATACTTATAGAGAGAAAACTATTATGATTGATATGTAG
- a CDS encoding multicopper oxidase family protein → MNKIIYILVIIVVVILGGWWYFSVHSNKSFSTSISSTSLAKESKVVELKNGDTYDLTASYVEKEINGVKYKMLAYNGSIPGPVIKVAQGSEVMINFKNNTDMNTLLHSHGIRMDNAFDGSQTTQKEIKPGETFTYQLKFPDAGMYWYHPHVREDYEQELGLYGNFLVVPTNKNYWSPVNQEIPLFLDDILIQNDKINLSKQTADHTLMGRYGNVMLVNGETNYSLSVKKGEVDRFYITNSANARPFNFAIAGTKLKLVGADGGSYEKDQWKDSVIIGPSERSIVEVLFDKSGTFVIQNKTPDQTYTLGSINVSSDPVSVSYAGEFGMLKKHTATTQSINPLRSYFNKAVDKRIALSIEMSGAPMQMQMGGGHMMSDGTMMGGGMMMGGSSDGIEWEDTNNMMGSMSNMDNVKWKITDRGTGKVNKDINWTFKKGEPVKIEIFNDPKSMHPMQHPIHFHGQQFLVLSVNGVRQTDLVWKDTVLVPAGQTIEILLNPTNLGTWMAHCHIAEHLEDGMMFEFKVE, encoded by the coding sequence ATGAATAAGATAATATACATTCTAGTCATAATTGTAGTCGTTATACTTGGAGGTTGGTGGTATTTTAGTGTTCACTCAAACAAATCTTTCTCAACTAGTATTTCTAGCACATCTTTAGCAAAAGAATCTAAAGTGGTTGAACTTAAAAACGGCGATACTTATGACCTCACAGCGAGCTATGTTGAAAAAGAAATTAATGGAGTGAAATATAAAATGCTCGCTTACAACGGCTCAATTCCTGGACCAGTTATTAAAGTCGCCCAAGGATCAGAAGTAATGATCAACTTCAAAAATAATACCGATATGAATACCTTGCTTCATTCGCATGGTATTCGTATGGATAACGCTTTTGATGGCTCACAAACAACCCAAAAAGAAATAAAGCCCGGGGAAACATTTACTTATCAGTTAAAATTCCCTGATGCGGGTATGTATTGGTATCATCCTCACGTTCGAGAAGATTACGAACAAGAGCTTGGTCTTTATGGAAACTTTTTGGTAGTTCCGACGAACAAGAATTATTGGTCTCCCGTTAATCAGGAAATTCCACTTTTCCTAGACGACATTCTTATCCAAAACGACAAAATAAATTTAAGCAAACAAACTGCTGACCACACACTCATGGGTCGCTATGGAAATGTGATGCTAGTAAATGGTGAGACTAACTATTCACTTTCTGTTAAGAAGGGAGAAGTTGATCGTTTTTACATTACAAATTCCGCCAATGCCAGACCTTTCAATTTTGCTATTGCTGGCACCAAACTTAAGTTAGTCGGAGCTGATGGTGGATCGTACGAAAAAGATCAATGGAAAGATTCAGTGATAATTGGTCCGTCAGAAAGATCTATTGTAGAGGTGCTATTTGATAAAAGTGGTACCTTTGTAATTCAGAATAAAACACCAGACCAAACTTACACACTAGGTTCAATAAATGTATCTAGTGATCCTGTTAGTGTTTCCTACGCAGGAGAATTTGGAATGCTTAAAAAGCATACTGCAACCACACAAAGCATTAATCCTCTTCGTTCATATTTTAACAAGGCAGTAGATAAGCGAATAGCTCTTTCCATAGAGATGAGTGGAGCTCCAATGCAAATGCAGATGGGTGGCGGCCATATGATGTCAGACGGCACTATGATGGGTGGAGGAATGATGATGGGTGGCAGCTCCGATGGTATCGAATGGGAAGACACAAATAATATGATGGGCTCTATGTCTAACATGGATAATGTGAAATGGAAGATTACAGATCGGGGTACTGGAAAAGTGAATAAAGATATTAACTGGACCTTCAAAAAAGGAGAACCTGTAAAGATTGAAATATTTAACGATCCAAAATCAATGCATCCGATGCAACATCCAATCCATTTCCATGGGCAACAATTCTTAGTTCTTTCAGTAAACGGTGTTAGGCAGACAGATTTAGTATGGAAAGATACAGTCCTTGTCCCAGCAGGGCAAACTATTGAGATTCTATTGAATCCAACAAACCTAGGAACTTGGATGGCCCATTGTCATATCGCCGAGCATTTGGAGGATGGAATGATGTTCGAGTTTAAGGTTGAATAA
- a CDS encoding copper-translocating P-type ATPase, with the protein MNHNHHDHSVHSGHVMPSSSKMSFWQKFKMSMSMTMGMDHTGLAGREMAHLMEIDIRNKFFFSLILTIPIILYSPLGTEFLKLNLPSPIPLPRLLFILTTPVFFYSGWIFLYSTFVALKNKTLNMAVLIAVGITAAYGFSVLLTLIGSADSYYEAAAMLITFVLFGHWMEMKSRRGTTDALQALFNLVPPQARIFKDGKEIMVSTSDIQLGDIIILKPGDKVPVDGEITLGETSIDESLVTGESIPTAKKVGDQVIGGSINTAGSVRFKATKIGKDTALARIVKMVEEAQNSKAPGQRIADKFAKYLVIGAIGSGLLVFGIWYFVAGSTLMVALSFAIATVVIACPDALGLATPTAVAVGTGLGAKHNILIKDAPTLEQVSKIQAIVLDKTGTLTEGKPKITNVATVNGYDADEALRIVGSAEAKSSHPLASAVLDELKNRGLALSNSVDKFENLSGLGVRAIVDGKNVLIGTVKLMKDSGVALGELEQKINEFLERGETIMILAVEGAIKAVIGAEDPIKPNAIKAVERLKTLEIEIAMITGDNKLTAEKVASQIGIERVFSEVMPADKASYVKKLQEEGKFTAMVGDGVNDAPALAQADVGIAIGAGTDVAIETAKVVLMKSDPLDILRAITLSKATVRKMKQNLFWASIYNVLAIPVAGGILYPNFGIMLRPEFAALLMSVSSIIVATNAVLLKRVERDLVAV; encoded by the coding sequence ATGAATCACAACCACCATGATCACAGTGTTCATTCTGGACATGTAATGCCGAGCTCTTCCAAAATGAGTTTTTGGCAGAAATTCAAAATGAGTATGTCTATGACGATGGGTATGGACCACACGGGTCTTGCTGGCCGAGAGATGGCCCACCTAATGGAAATAGATATCCGGAACAAGTTTTTCTTTTCTCTTATCCTAACAATTCCGATTATTCTATATTCGCCCTTGGGAACTGAATTTCTTAAGCTCAATCTTCCATCTCCCATACCACTTCCACGGCTTCTTTTCATTTTAACGACACCAGTGTTTTTCTATTCAGGCTGGATTTTTCTATATTCAACTTTTGTCGCTCTGAAAAACAAGACTCTTAATATGGCCGTACTCATTGCTGTTGGCATTACGGCGGCCTATGGCTTCAGTGTTTTGCTAACTTTGATCGGAAGTGCAGATTCATATTATGAAGCGGCTGCAATGCTCATTACTTTCGTACTATTCGGCCACTGGATGGAAATGAAATCGAGGCGAGGCACAACAGATGCTCTCCAAGCCCTTTTTAATCTTGTGCCACCTCAAGCTAGGATTTTTAAGGATGGCAAGGAAATAATGGTTTCCACTTCCGATATACAACTTGGCGACATAATCATTCTTAAACCGGGAGATAAAGTTCCTGTTGATGGAGAAATTACTCTCGGCGAAACTTCTATTGATGAATCCCTAGTCACTGGAGAATCAATCCCTACCGCTAAAAAAGTCGGAGATCAAGTAATAGGAGGATCAATTAATACTGCTGGTTCGGTTAGATTTAAGGCAACAAAAATCGGTAAGGATACTGCTCTTGCTAGAATCGTGAAGATGGTTGAAGAAGCACAGAATTCAAAAGCTCCCGGACAAAGAATCGCAGATAAATTTGCAAAGTACTTAGTTATTGGGGCAATCGGATCGGGACTTCTTGTCTTTGGTATTTGGTACTTTGTAGCAGGCTCAACTCTCATGGTCGCTCTTTCTTTTGCCATCGCAACAGTCGTGATTGCTTGTCCTGACGCCCTTGGGCTTGCCACTCCGACTGCTGTAGCTGTCGGTACTGGGCTCGGAGCTAAACATAATATTCTTATAAAAGATGCGCCAACCCTTGAACAAGTATCAAAAATTCAAGCAATTGTATTAGATAAAACAGGAACTCTCACTGAAGGAAAGCCAAAAATAACTAATGTAGCTACGGTTAATGGATATGACGCTGATGAAGCACTTCGTATAGTAGGTTCAGCTGAAGCCAAGTCATCTCATCCTCTAGCTAGTGCGGTCCTTGATGAACTTAAAAATAGAGGTCTTGCATTATCAAACTCAGTTGATAAGTTTGAAAATCTTTCAGGCCTTGGAGTGAGAGCAATAGTAGATGGTAAAAATGTTCTCATTGGCACAGTCAAACTCATGAAAGATAGCGGTGTTGCTCTCGGTGAATTAGAACAAAAAATAAATGAGTTTTTAGAAAGAGGAGAAACTATTATGATACTTGCGGTAGAGGGAGCTATCAAAGCTGTTATTGGAGCAGAAGATCCGATAAAACCTAATGCTATAAAAGCGGTAGAGCGTCTGAAGACTTTAGAGATAGAAATCGCCATGATTACTGGAGACAATAAATTGACTGCAGAAAAAGTTGCTAGTCAGATTGGAATAGAAAGAGTATTTTCAGAAGTGATGCCTGCGGACAAAGCGAGTTATGTTAAGAAACTTCAAGAAGAAGGAAAATTTACAGCAATGGTTGGCGACGGTGTTAATGATGCGCCAGCTCTTGCCCAAGCTGATGTGGGCATTGCTATTGGGGCAGGTACTGATGTTGCCATAGAAACAGCAAAGGTGGTTCTTATGAAATCTGATCCTTTAGATATCCTTCGAGCAATCACCTTGAGCAAGGCAACGGTTCGCAAAATGAAGCAGAATCTCTTTTGGGCTTCAATCTACAATGTCCTTGCCATACCAGTTGCCGGCGGCATTCTCTACCCCAATTTTGGTATTATGCTTCGTCCAGAATTTGCAGCACTTCTTATGAGTGTATCCTCGATTATTGTGGCAACTAACGCTGTGTTGTTGAAGCGAGTTGAAAGAGACTTAGTAGCAGTATAA
- a CDS encoding ATP-binding protein yields MTSQPPEIFYKSIFENMTDGLAYCQMVFDVQKNPVDWIYIKVNKNFEKLTGLKNAEGKKVSKLIPSIGASNPELFEIYGRVSLTGKPERFETYVAPLSRWFLISVFSPQKNSFVALFQNITDRKQIEKNLEDAKIAARNVLDDLGVEKDKVEIVKAKEGALLASIGDGVIAIDTEGKIILINQSAKKALGLHAEDMIGRVFYDSVIIEDEKGNVIPYEKRLIYLALVGTTTTTTTTGSSYQYVRKDKTKFPVAMVTTPIILNQKIIGAVEVFRDITKEKDIDKAKTEFVSLASHQLRTPLTTISWYTEMILKGDVGNVMPDQKKYLEEVYKGNQRMIDLVNTLLDVSRIELGTLKIEPEQTDIVALARGVLDELKLKIEQKKLNFMENFSKDVPTFLADPKLLRMVFQNLLTNALEYTPEGGKIEFSISLNDKGICIQITDTGYGIPKSQQSQIFTKLFRADNVRDKDTDGTGLGLYIVKSIVENSGGKIWFESEENKGTSFYVTLPLDGVKKK; encoded by the coding sequence ATGACATCTCAACCTCCCGAGATTTTTTATAAGTCAATATTTGAAAACATGACTGACGGTTTGGCTTACTGTCAAATGGTTTTTGATGTGCAGAAAAACCCAGTTGATTGGATTTACATCAAGGTTAACAAAAATTTTGAAAAGCTGACGGGATTGAAAAACGCCGAGGGGAAGAAAGTCTCAAAACTCATTCCGAGCATTGGTGCTTCTAATCCGGAATTGTTTGAGATTTACGGCCGAGTCTCTTTGACTGGGAAACCGGAAAGATTTGAGACGTATGTCGCACCTCTCTCAAGATGGTTTTTAATTTCCGTTTTTAGCCCTCAAAAAAATTCATTTGTAGCTTTATTTCAAAATATCACCGATCGAAAACAAATAGAGAAAAATTTGGAAGACGCCAAAATAGCCGCCAGAAATGTTCTTGACGATTTGGGTGTTGAAAAAGACAAAGTTGAAATAGTAAAAGCGAAAGAAGGAGCGCTTCTTGCAAGTATTGGAGATGGCGTTATTGCGATTGACACCGAAGGGAAAATAATACTTATAAATCAATCGGCCAAAAAGGCGCTCGGTTTACATGCTGAAGATATGATAGGTAGAGTGTTCTACGATTCAGTTATAATTGAAGATGAAAAAGGGAATGTGATACCATACGAGAAACGGCTAATCTATCTTGCGCTTGTCGGTACTACTACTACTACTACTACTACGGGTTCGAGCTACCAGTATGTACGCAAAGATAAAACTAAATTCCCTGTTGCAATGGTAACAACCCCTATTATTCTTAACCAAAAGATAATCGGCGCTGTTGAAGTTTTTCGTGATATCACCAAAGAAAAAGATATTGATAAAGCCAAAACGGAATTCGTCTCGCTGGCCAGCCACCAACTTCGGACGCCCTTGACCACCATTAGCTGGTACACCGAAATGATTTTAAAGGGTGATGTTGGCAATGTTATGCCCGACCAAAAGAAATATCTTGAAGAAGTCTATAAGGGCAACCAACGGATGATTGATCTGGTCAATACTCTTTTGGATGTTTCTCGGATTGAACTCGGAACACTTAAGATCGAACCAGAACAAACTGATATAGTTGCGCTTGCTAGGGGTGTCTTAGATGAATTGAAACTAAAAATTGAACAGAAAAAACTTAATTTTATGGAGAATTTTAGTAAAGATGTCCCCACATTCTTGGCTGATCCAAAGCTTCTTCGCATGGTTTTCCAAAATCTCTTAACTAATGCTCTGGAGTATACACCGGAAGGCGGGAAAATTGAGTTTTCTATTTCCCTTAATGATAAAGGAATTTGCATACAAATAACGGACACGGGCTATGGCATACCTAAAAGTCAGCAAAGTCAAATATTCACTAAGCTTTTTCGAGCTGATAATGTCAGAGACAAAGATACCGATGGAACGGGTTTAGGTCTATACATTGTCAAGTCAATTGTTGAAAATTCTGGAGGAAAAATATGGTTTGAATCAGAAGAAAATAAAGGCACGAGTTTTTATGTGACACTTCCTTTGGATGGGGTGAAAAAGAAATAG
- a CDS encoding cupin domain-containing protein gives MKGYTANIEKLSLENDNFRKVLYTDKNSQLVLMSLLPGEEIGEEVHDVDQFLRVEKGVGKTILSDISHDIGDGNVIIVPAGTKHNVINTGADSMKLYTLYMPPHHRDQVVHKTKTEAEADTEHFDGVTTE, from the coding sequence ATGAAAGGTTATACCGCAAACATAGAAAAACTCTCTCTGGAGAATGATAACTTCAGAAAGGTCCTTTATACCGATAAAAATAGCCAGCTTGTCCTCATGTCACTCTTACCAGGAGAAGAAATCGGCGAAGAGGTGCATGATGTCGATCAATTCCTAAGAGTGGAGAAAGGCGTGGGGAAAACAATTCTTTCTGACATCTCGCACGATATTGGTGACGGTAATGTGATTATTGTTCCTGCCGGCACCAAACATAATGTCATTAATACCGGGGCTGACTCAATGAAGCTCTACACTCTTTACATGCCACCTCATCATCGAGATCAAGTAGTCCACAAAACAAAAACTGAAGCAGAAGCCGATACTGAACATTTTGACGGAGTAACGACAGAGTAA
- a CDS encoding response regulator: MINESEDNFSINLGQDKKVLVIEEIEDDASLRNVLHDKLNLEGFRVLDAQNGASGLAIALREHPDLILLDIKMPDMDGITMMKKLRETNEWGKNVPIILLTNLSPDDEKINQAIADNEPAYYLVKADLKIGDLVEKIKDRLSRK, encoded by the coding sequence ATGATAAATGAATCAGAAGATAACTTCTCAATAAACTTGGGGCAAGACAAAAAAGTGCTTGTAATTGAAGAAATCGAAGATGATGCCTCACTTCGAAATGTGCTTCACGACAAACTTAACCTTGAAGGTTTTAGAGTTCTTGATGCGCAAAATGGCGCAAGTGGGTTGGCGATTGCTTTGCGAGAACACCCTGACCTAATTTTACTAGACATCAAAATGCCTGACATGGATGGTATAACAATGATGAAAAAATTGAGGGAGACAAACGAATGGGGTAAGAATGTCCCGATTATACTCTTGACGAATCTTAGTCCGGACGACGAGAAAATTAACCAAGCTATTGCAGATAATGAACCAGCTTACTATTTAGTAAAAGCTGATCTAAAGATCGGCGACTTGGTTGAAAAAATCAAAGATCGTCTTTCTAGGAAATAA
- a CDS encoding response regulator, producing METQKTILVVEDEKSLRDAVVDILRLKNLIPLEARNGKEGVEVAIGKHPDLILLDLIMPEMDGMTALKKIREDVWGEKVPVIILTNLSATKEQLVEDMVTHKPIHYLIKSDWKLHDVVEKIEKILEIQNK from the coding sequence ATGGAAACACAAAAAACAATACTAGTGGTAGAAGACGAAAAAAGCCTGCGTGACGCTGTTGTGGATATTCTTCGTCTGAAAAACCTTATCCCCCTTGAAGCGAGAAATGGCAAAGAAGGGGTCGAGGTTGCGATCGGAAAACATCCAGACCTTATATTACTTGACCTTATTATGCCGGAGATGGATGGCATGACGGCTCTTAAAAAGATTCGTGAAGATGTATGGGGAGAAAAAGTTCCGGTCATCATCTTGACGAACCTAAGTGCGACTAAAGAACAGTTAGTAGAAGATATGGTGACACATAAACCAATACATTATTTAATCAAGTCAGATTGGAAGCTCCATGATGTAGTGGAGAAAATCGAAAAGATATTAGAAATACAAAACAAATAA